In Chrysoperla carnea chromosome 2, inChrCarn1.1, whole genome shotgun sequence, the following proteins share a genomic window:
- the LOC123293728 gene encoding von Willebrand factor A domain-containing protein 8: protein MCADEDFRVIALGLPVPRYIGNLLGPPLRSRFQARDVSHLSYQLDVNFGCRTWFCLYRLQ from the exons ATGTGTGCCGATGAAGATTTTCGTGTTATTGCACTTGGATTGCCTGTTCCAAG ATACATTGGTAATTTATTGGGTCCACCGTTAAGATCAAGATTTCAAGCACGAGATGTATCACATCTTAGTTACCAG cTTGATGTGAACTTTGGGTGCAGGACGTGGTTTTGTTTGTACAGATTGCAGTGA